The Fragaria vesca subsp. vesca linkage group LG2, FraVesHawaii_1.0, whole genome shotgun sequence genome includes a window with the following:
- the LOC101291896 gene encoding major latex protein 146-like, which produces MAKIGKLESQTQINASADKFFGFFKNNMTKFVQIFPQNFKGFQVVGGGEIRAACEIYWKYDIGSGVLTAKLKVQAIDDENRSITFIFLEGDALKVYKSFKAKMQANKAGNGGCTVKWTMEFEKANENVPDPKGYTELGEKVSRGLDAYLAGT; this is translated from the exons ATGGCCAAGATTGGCAAGCTTGAGAGTCAGACACAGATAAACGCATCAGCAGATAAGTTCTTTGGTTTCTTTAAAAATAATATGACCAAATTTGTTCAGATTTTCCCTCAAAACTTCAAGGGCTTTCAAGTAGTGGGAGGAGGTGAGATTAGAGCTGCATGCGAGATTTACTGGAAATATGACATTG GGAGTGGCGTACTGACAGCAAAGCTTAAAGTCCAAGCAATAGATGATGAAAACAGATCAATCACCTTTATTTTTCTGGAAGGAGATGCCTTGAAGGTGTATAAGAGTTTCAAGGCAAAAATGCAAGCAAACAAAGCAGGTAATGGTGGTTGCACAGTCAAATGGACGATGGAATTTGAGAAGGCAAATGAAAATGTACCAGATCCAAAAGGCTATACAGAACTTGGCGAAAAAGTGTCGAGAGGCCTTGATGCTTACCTTGCTGGGACTTGA